CAAGTTGACGAAGTGCTTTTCCTGCAATGCCGTCTTTTTCAATGACCAAACCTAAAAGCAAGTGTTCTGACCCAATAGATTGATGTCGAAAACTTTTGGCTTCCGCTTGTGCAATTTCTAACACTTTTTTTGCTTTTTCCGTAAATAACTCATCCATGAATCATCACTCCTTTTCTTCATATCCTAAACGAGTCAAGAACGCTTTAAATAGGCGTGCTCTTAACTCTTGTTCATTTTTCTCGTTGGTTGATTGTAACACTTGTTTGCTAATTAGTGAAAGAAAAAGATTTCCTTCTCTTTTGGTTATTATCTCATTATCATATAGTTGTTGCAATAAGGACAAAGCATCCTGTTCCGATAATTTATTTCCAATCATTTCTTCTAATTCTAGCAAAATTTCTGACCCAGTCGAAAGAGTCACTTTAATAATACGAATATAACCGCCACCACCACGTTTACTTTCTACTATATATCCTTTTGGAATCGTAAATCTTGTTTTAATTACATAGTTAATCTGCGATGGGACACAATTGAACTGACTCGCCATTTCAGCTCGACGAATTTCAATTTGTTCCTGTTCAGCAAGAATCTGTTTTAAATACGCTTCAATTACATCTGAAATATTTTGGTTATTCACAGCCTTCACCTCACTTATGCGTATAATTGACTAACTTTGACCTTTATTATACTCAATTCTGCCAATTAAATAAAGAAGTTTGATTCCCTACAGAAAACTATTAACAAGTAAAAATAGTTCGGATGAAACCATCCAAACTATCTCAACATTTTTTAGTCACTAACTAATTTTTATGAACTTCAGGGCTTACACTTTTTATTTCCTATATGATAAAAAAATAGAGTGAAAGATAATTTCTTTCACTCTATTTTATCAATTTCTACCAATTCTACCAATAGATAATCGGGAAGACAGGATTCGAACCTGCGACACCTTGGTCCCAAACCAAGTACTCTACCAAGCTGAGCTACTTCCCGAAAAAAATGCACCCAAGAGGAGTCGAACCTCTAACCTTCTGATTCGTAGTCAGATACTCTATCCAGTTGAGCTATGGGTGCAAGTGTGATTAACAAAGGACAATGCCGAGGACCGGAATCGAACCGGTACGGTGATCACTCACCGCAGGATTTTAAGTCCTGTGCGTCTGCCAGTTCCGCCACCCCGGCAACATTATTTTATTAATCTTTTTGCTTTCGCAAAAAGCGGAAGACGGGGTTCGAACCCGCGACCCCCACCTTGGCAAGGTGATGTTCTACCACTGAACTACTTCCGCATATAAATAAAACGAAGAGAGAGAAAAAGACACTCTCAAGAATGCCGGCTAAAGGATTTGAACCCTCGACCCTCTGATTACAAATCAGATGCTCTACCAACTGAGCTAAGCCGGCTCAAAGTGCGGGTGAAGGGACTTGAACCCCCACGCCGTTAGGCGCTAGATCCTAAATCTAGTGCGTCTGCCAATTCCGCCACACCCGCATATAAAAAAATGACCCGTA
The DNA window shown above is from Vagococcus entomophilus and carries:
- a CDS encoding CtsR family transcriptional regulator, which produces MNNQNISDVIEAYLKQILAEQEQIEIRRAEMASQFNCVPSQINYVIKTRFTIPKGYIVESKRGGGGYIRIIKVTLSTGSEILLELEEMIGNKLSEQDALSLLQQLYDNEIITKREGNLFLSLISKQVLQSTNEKNEQELRARLFKAFLTRLGYEEKE